The following coding sequences are from one Geodermatophilus normandii window:
- a CDS encoding MaoC family dehydratase encodes MQFGRYYEEFEVGAVYKHWPGKTVTEYDDHLFCLITMNHHPLHLDTHYAAETTDFGRNVVVGNYVYSLLLGMSVPDVSGKAIANLEIESLRHVAPTFHGDTVYGETTVLDKTESRSKDDRGVVYVETIGYKQDGTVVCVFRRKVMVPKRSYGEARGGEQPGRPEPRPRS; translated from the coding sequence GTGCAGTTCGGTCGGTACTACGAGGAGTTCGAGGTCGGGGCGGTCTACAAGCACTGGCCCGGCAAGACCGTCACCGAGTACGACGACCACCTGTTCTGCCTCATCACGATGAACCACCACCCGCTGCACCTGGACACGCACTACGCGGCGGAGACCACGGACTTCGGCAGGAACGTCGTCGTCGGCAACTACGTCTACTCGCTGCTGCTCGGCATGAGCGTCCCGGACGTGTCGGGCAAGGCCATCGCCAACCTGGAGATCGAGTCGCTGCGGCACGTGGCGCCGACCTTCCACGGCGACACCGTCTACGGCGAGACCACCGTCCTGGACAAGACGGAGTCGAGGTCGAAGGACGACCGCGGCGTCGTGTACGTCGAGACGATCGGCTACAAGCAGGACGGCACGGTCGTCTGCGTCTTCCGGCGCAAGGTCATGGTGCCCAAGCGCTCGTACGGGGAGGCCCGCGGCGGCGAGCAGCCCGGCCGCCCGGAGCCGAGGCCGCGCTCCTGA
- a CDS encoding oxygenase MpaB family protein, with product MTGARPSARDWSAEEDLLGFFGPDSVTWKVHADPVYSVGGLRALLLQTLHPVAMDGVARNSTFRESPWQRLVRTAEYVDVLTFGTRREAVRAVRRVRGLHRRLGGTEETTGRSYRVDDADLLLWVHNCEVDSLLDVARRVGVVTDAEADRYVAEQVTAAELIGVDRADVPASVAELADYFERVRPQLALTPAARDAWRFLVVPPMPRWVQFLTPARPAWGSLASLGVATLPPWARRLASLPGLTLTDAAATAALRAFRAGMLALPERARHSPVRRAGFERTASAVAVSA from the coding sequence GTGACCGGTGCCCGGCCCTCGGCCCGCGACTGGTCGGCCGAGGAGGACCTGCTCGGCTTCTTCGGACCCGACAGCGTCACCTGGAAGGTGCACGCCGACCCGGTCTACAGCGTCGGCGGGCTGCGCGCGCTGCTGCTGCAGACACTGCACCCGGTCGCCATGGACGGCGTCGCCCGCAACTCGACGTTCCGCGAGTCGCCGTGGCAACGGCTGGTGCGCACCGCCGAGTACGTGGACGTGCTGACCTTCGGTACCCGGCGGGAGGCGGTGCGCGCCGTCCGGCGGGTCCGCGGGCTGCACCGGCGCCTGGGCGGCACCGAGGAGACCACCGGGCGCAGCTACCGCGTCGACGACGCCGACCTGCTGCTGTGGGTGCACAACTGCGAGGTCGACTCGCTGCTCGACGTCGCCCGCCGGGTCGGCGTGGTCACCGACGCCGAGGCCGACCGGTACGTGGCCGAGCAGGTGACCGCCGCCGAGCTGATCGGCGTCGACCGCGCCGACGTCCCGGCGTCGGTGGCCGAGCTGGCGGACTACTTCGAGCGGGTCCGGCCGCAGCTGGCCCTGACCCCGGCCGCCCGCGACGCCTGGCGCTTCCTCGTCGTCCCGCCGATGCCGCGCTGGGTGCAGTTCCTGACCCCGGCCCGTCCGGCGTGGGGCTCGCTCGCCTCCCTGGGGGTGGCGACGCTGCCCCCGTGGGCGCGCAGGCTCGCCTCGCTGCCCGGCCTGACGCTCACCGACGCGGCGGCGACGGCGGCACTGCGGGCCTTCCGCGCCGGGATGCTGGCGCTCCCCGAGCGGGCCCGGCACTCGCCGGTCCGGCGCGCCGGGTTCGAGCGGACGGCGTCCGCGGTGGCGGTGAGCGCCTAA
- a CDS encoding alpha/beta fold hydrolase → MVLPGTSDSPDLAIAPDDLRQLADHDASPRTLPGRAGPLAALDTGGDGPSGTVLMVAGYTGSKEDFAPLLAPLAAAGYRVVAIDQRGQYESPGPDDPAAYSVAELAADVVDVAHLLRGETGTPHLLGHSFGGLVTRAAVLADPGAFRSLTLLGSGPARLEGARAALLEHLGPLLEQGGVELVHATLEQLAMTDERAQVVPEATRAFYARRFLANTAAGLRGMADAMTSEPDRVAELAATGIPVLVAHGAADDAWMPAAQAEMARRLGARHEVIAGAIHSPAVENPPRTLEVLTTFWSSVQTSEPSDDAR, encoded by the coding sequence ATGGTCCTGCCCGGTACCTCCGACAGCCCCGACCTCGCCATCGCCCCCGACGACCTGCGCCAGCTGGCCGACCACGACGCCTCGCCGCGGACCCTGCCGGGCCGGGCCGGGCCCCTGGCCGCGCTGGACACCGGCGGCGACGGGCCCAGCGGCACGGTGCTGATGGTCGCCGGGTACACGGGCAGCAAGGAGGACTTCGCCCCGCTGCTCGCGCCGCTGGCCGCCGCGGGGTACCGGGTCGTCGCGATCGACCAGCGCGGGCAGTACGAGTCCCCCGGCCCCGACGACCCGGCCGCCTACTCGGTCGCCGAGCTCGCCGCCGACGTCGTCGACGTCGCGCACCTGCTGCGCGGGGAGACCGGCACCCCGCACCTGCTCGGGCACAGCTTCGGCGGGCTGGTCACCCGGGCCGCCGTCCTGGCCGACCCCGGCGCCTTCCGGTCGCTCACCCTGCTCGGATCGGGTCCCGCGAGGCTCGAGGGGGCGCGCGCCGCCCTGCTCGAGCACCTCGGCCCGCTGCTCGAGCAGGGCGGCGTCGAGCTGGTGCACGCCACGCTCGAGCAACTGGCCATGACCGACGAGCGCGCCCAGGTGGTGCCCGAGGCCACCCGCGCCTTCTACGCCCGCCGGTTCCTCGCCAACACCGCGGCCGGGCTGCGCGGCATGGCCGACGCCATGACCTCCGAGCCCGACCGGGTCGCCGAGCTGGCCGCCACCGGGATCCCGGTGCTGGTCGCCCACGGTGCCGCCGACGACGCGTGGATGCCGGCCGCGCAGGCGGAGATGGCCCGGCGACTGGGCGCCCGCCACGAGGTCATCGCCGGGGCGATCCACTCCCCCGCCGTCGAGAACCCACCCCGCACGCTCGAGGTGCTGACGACGTTCTGGTCGTCGGTGCAGACGTCGGAGCCGTCGGACGACGCCCGGTGA
- a CDS encoding DUF6758 family protein produces MSASPVCPRCGEPLVVRPGDSAVAWCHVHGVVTPLHHTALIAHDAIAAVTVDARVPAWVPDPVPSGWSVTGLAWGGEPGARAIVVGCAGPAPLGGSAELVLVAEEPGMGVGCGYAGLPGLDPGDVITGPSSAAVEAAGQRAPLWAVPTSDDRAAFVGEAYGVWLWLVMWPMSAGWLLAEELRLLDLRDRLYPDLPLGPPSEHLLPGE; encoded by the coding sequence ATGAGCGCCTCCCCGGTCTGTCCCCGCTGCGGCGAGCCACTGGTGGTGCGCCCGGGGGACTCGGCGGTGGCCTGGTGCCACGTGCACGGCGTCGTCACCCCGCTGCACCACACCGCGCTCATCGCGCACGACGCGATCGCCGCCGTCACCGTCGACGCCCGGGTGCCCGCGTGGGTGCCCGACCCCGTGCCGTCGGGCTGGTCGGTCACCGGCCTGGCCTGGGGCGGTGAGCCGGGGGCGCGGGCGATCGTCGTGGGCTGCGCCGGCCCGGCGCCGCTGGGCGGGTCGGCCGAACTGGTGCTCGTGGCCGAGGAGCCGGGCATGGGCGTGGGCTGCGGCTACGCGGGACTGCCCGGGCTCGACCCCGGCGACGTCATCACCGGTCCCTCCTCCGCGGCGGTCGAGGCGGCGGGCCAGCGCGCACCCCTGTGGGCGGTGCCCACCTCCGACGACCGGGCGGCCTTCGTCGGCGAGGCGTACGGCGTGTGGCTGTGGCTGGTCATGTGGCCGATGTCGGCGGGCTGGCTGCTGGCCGAGGAGCTGCGCCTGCTCGACCTGCGCGACCGCCTCTACCCCGACCTCCCGCTCGGCCCGCCCAGCGAGCACCTCCTGCCGGGGGAGTGA
- a CDS encoding NUDIX domain-containing protein, with the protein MAPDSPGGPLPVQACVGAVVLDARGRLLLVRRRNAPGRGLWSVPGGRVEPGETLPAAVAREVREETGLEVRVGAEVGRIAIPGDGVVYDVADFACTLAEPSAVPVAGDDADAVTFADAADLDRLSCTPGLVATLRGWGALPA; encoded by the coding sequence GTGGCGCCCGACTCCCCCGGCGGACCGTTGCCGGTGCAGGCCTGCGTGGGCGCGGTGGTCCTCGACGCGCGGGGGCGGCTGCTGCTCGTCCGCCGTCGCAACGCCCCCGGGCGCGGGCTGTGGTCGGTGCCGGGTGGGCGGGTGGAGCCGGGCGAGACGCTGCCCGCGGCGGTCGCGCGGGAGGTGCGGGAGGAGACCGGGCTGGAGGTCCGGGTCGGTGCGGAGGTCGGGCGCATCGCCATCCCCGGCGACGGCGTCGTCTACGACGTCGCGGACTTCGCCTGCACGCTGGCCGAGCCGTCCGCGGTGCCCGTGGCCGGCGACGACGCCGACGCGGTCACCTTCGCCGACGCCGCCGACCTCGACCGGCTGTCGTGCACGCCCGGGCTGGTGGCCACGCTGCGCGGCTGGGGCGCGCTGCCGGCCTGA
- a CDS encoding PH domain-containing protein, with amino-acid sequence MSGPAGGRPPRWAKDAAKYLLPGEQAVVATRRHWAVLLWPGARALLVLAAGLWVLTLDPDNRFGAGLGLLVVVGALGWFALRAGEWWMRHFIVTRRRVLLTSGIVARTVTLLPLRRITDLTWKETVPGQVLGYGTFRFESAGSQQALSQITFLPRADLLYREVSELLFGSDWGGAAAGDDEGNPENGHAAPTGQRRDTQPIPRLPGTT; translated from the coding sequence GTGAGCGGCCCGGCCGGCGGCCGCCCGCCGCGGTGGGCCAAGGACGCCGCCAAGTACCTGCTCCCCGGCGAGCAGGCCGTGGTGGCCACCCGCCGGCACTGGGCGGTGCTGCTGTGGCCGGGGGCGAGGGCCCTGCTCGTCCTCGCCGCCGGCCTGTGGGTGCTCACCCTCGACCCCGACAACCGGTTCGGCGCCGGCCTCGGGCTGCTGGTCGTCGTCGGCGCCCTCGGCTGGTTCGCGCTGCGGGCCGGCGAGTGGTGGATGCGGCACTTCATCGTCACCCGCCGCCGGGTGCTGCTGACCTCCGGCATCGTCGCGCGCACGGTCACCCTGCTGCCGCTGCGCCGGATCACCGACCTGACCTGGAAGGAGACCGTGCCGGGGCAGGTCCTCGGCTACGGCACGTTCCGCTTCGAGTCGGCCGGGTCCCAGCAGGCGCTGTCCCAGATCACCTTCCTGCCGCGCGCGGACCTGCTCTACCGCGAGGTGAGCGAGCTCCTGTTCGGCAGCGACTGGGGCGGAGCGGCGGCCGGCGACGACGAGGGCAACCCGGAGAACGGGCACGCCGCCCCCACCGGGCAGCGGCGCGACACCCAGCCGATCCCGCGGCTGCCCGGCACGACCTGA
- a CDS encoding RecB family exonuclease, which yields MRQSDGAQLEMPGMPRRLFPATPSKLATFADCPRRYRYAYVDRPTPPKGPPWAHNSVGSAVHAALRSWWDLPRARRTAVAARQLLYGVWSAHGFRDEEQAARWRATAAGWITGYVESLDPAEEPVGLERQVSCTTERLALTGRVDRIDQRGDELVVVDYKTGRVPSTDDEARGSAALAAYVLGVRRTLRRPCSRVELHHLPSGTVASFEHTERSLANHVRRAEDVAADIAVATQAVEDGVHPDEAFPTVTGRQCGWCDFRPSCPAGQAATPPRETWSFLPADQEQPEAG from the coding sequence GTGAGGCAGTCCGACGGCGCGCAGCTCGAGATGCCCGGCATGCCGCGCCGGCTCTTCCCCGCGACGCCGAGCAAGCTGGCCACCTTCGCCGACTGCCCGCGCCGCTACCGGTACGCCTACGTCGACCGGCCGACGCCGCCCAAGGGCCCGCCGTGGGCGCACAACTCGGTCGGCTCGGCGGTGCACGCCGCGCTGCGCTCCTGGTGGGACCTGCCGCGCGCCCGCCGCACCGCCGTCGCGGCCCGGCAGCTGCTCTACGGCGTCTGGAGCGCCCACGGGTTCCGCGACGAGGAGCAGGCCGCCCGGTGGCGCGCCACGGCGGCCGGCTGGATCACCGGCTACGTCGAGTCGCTGGACCCCGCGGAGGAGCCGGTCGGGCTGGAGCGGCAGGTCTCGTGCACCACCGAGCGGCTCGCGCTGACCGGCCGGGTGGACCGCATCGACCAGCGCGGCGACGAGCTGGTCGTCGTCGACTACAAGACCGGCCGGGTGCCCAGCACCGACGACGAGGCGCGCGGGTCGGCGGCACTGGCGGCCTACGTGCTCGGCGTGCGGCGCACGCTGCGCCGGCCGTGCAGCCGCGTCGAGCTGCACCACCTGCCCAGCGGGACGGTGGCCTCCTTCGAGCACACCGAGCGGTCGCTGGCCAACCACGTGCGCCGCGCCGAGGACGTCGCCGCCGACATCGCCGTCGCCACGCAGGCGGTCGAGGACGGCGTGCACCCCGACGAGGCGTTCCCCACCGTGACCGGCCGGCAGTGCGGCTGGTGCGACTTCCGGCCCAGCTGCCCCGCCGGCCAGGCGGCGACCCCGCCGCGCGAGACGTGGAGCTTCCTGCCGGCCGACCAGGAGCAGCCGGAGGCCGGTTAG
- a CDS encoding DEAD/DEAH box helicase: MFSDFDVHPDVVAALAEAGITRTFAIQELTLPLALAGHDLIGQARTGTGKTLGFGVPMLQRVVPPGEGGDGVPQALVVVPTRELCVQVARDLGTAGAKRGTRVQAIYGGRAFEPQVAALQAGVEIVVGTPGRLLDLAQQGHLILGKVRVLVLDEADEMLDLGFLPDIERILAMVPTQRQTMLFSATMPGPIVTLSRSFMTQPTHIRAHGNDEGSTVPQTTQFVYRAHNLDKPELLSRVLQARGRGLAMVFCRTKRTAQKVADELVDRGFAAAAVHGDLGQGAREQALRAFRSGKVDVLVATDVAARGIDVTGVSHVVNYQCPEDEKTYVHRIGRTGRAGREGVAVTLVDWDDIPRWQLINKALDLPFADPPETYSTSPWVYTDLDVPEGATGRLPRAQRTREGLDAEVLEDLGETGKKTKGAGRGSARGDSATESRTDAERPARSSRPRRRTRGSGAAAEAVAAAHDVPAEAGTEAPEAPAGDTAGDTAGPGEGAPRRRRRRRGGRGRSGAAVGSDPAGSGREDSDGSGDGGSESAA, translated from the coding sequence CTGTTCAGCGACTTCGACGTCCACCCCGACGTCGTCGCGGCCCTGGCCGAGGCGGGCATCACCCGCACCTTCGCCATCCAGGAGCTCACGCTCCCGCTCGCGCTGGCCGGCCACGACCTCATCGGCCAGGCGCGCACCGGCACCGGCAAGACCCTCGGCTTCGGCGTCCCGATGCTGCAGCGCGTCGTCCCGCCGGGTGAGGGAGGCGACGGCGTCCCGCAGGCGCTGGTCGTCGTCCCCACCCGCGAGCTGTGCGTGCAGGTCGCCCGCGATCTCGGCACGGCCGGCGCCAAGCGCGGCACCCGTGTGCAGGCCATCTACGGCGGCCGAGCCTTCGAGCCGCAGGTCGCCGCGCTGCAGGCCGGCGTCGAGATCGTCGTCGGCACCCCCGGCCGGCTGCTCGACCTGGCCCAGCAGGGCCACCTGATCCTGGGCAAGGTCCGCGTCCTGGTCCTCGACGAGGCCGACGAGATGCTCGACCTCGGCTTCCTGCCCGACATCGAGCGGATCCTCGCGATGGTCCCGACGCAGCGCCAGACGATGCTGTTCTCGGCCACCATGCCCGGCCCGATCGTCACGCTGTCGCGGTCGTTCATGACCCAGCCGACCCACATCCGGGCGCACGGCAACGACGAGGGCTCGACCGTCCCGCAGACCACCCAGTTCGTCTACCGGGCGCACAACCTGGACAAGCCCGAGCTGCTCTCCCGCGTGCTGCAGGCCCGCGGCCGCGGCCTGGCGATGGTGTTCTGCCGCACCAAGCGCACCGCGCAGAAGGTCGCCGACGAGCTGGTCGACCGCGGCTTCGCCGCCGCCGCCGTGCACGGCGACCTCGGCCAGGGCGCCCGCGAGCAGGCGCTGCGCGCCTTCCGCAGCGGCAAGGTCGACGTCCTGGTGGCCACCGACGTCGCCGCGCGCGGCATCGACGTCACCGGCGTCAGCCACGTCGTGAACTACCAGTGCCCCGAGGACGAGAAGACCTACGTGCACCGGATCGGCCGCACCGGCCGCGCCGGCCGCGAGGGCGTCGCCGTCACGCTGGTCGACTGGGACGACATCCCGCGCTGGCAGCTGATCAACAAGGCGCTCGACCTGCCGTTCGCCGACCCGCCGGAGACCTACTCCACCTCGCCGTGGGTCTACACCGACCTCGACGTGCCCGAGGGCGCCACGGGCCGGCTGCCGCGCGCGCAGCGCACCCGCGAGGGTCTCGACGCCGAGGTGCTCGAGGACCTCGGCGAGACCGGCAAGAAGACGAAGGGCGCCGGCCGCGGGTCCGCCCGCGGTGACTCCGCCACCGAGTCCCGCACCGACGCCGAGCGCCCGGCCCGGTCCTCCCGGCCCCGTCGCCGCACCCGCGGCAGCGGAGCCGCGGCCGAGGCCGTCGCCGCTGCGCACGACGTCCCCGCCGAGGCCGGCACCGAGGCTCCCGAGGCTCCCGCCGGGGACACCGCCGGGGACACCGCCGGGCCCGGCGAGGGCGCGCCGCGCCGGCGCCGCCGCCGCCGCGGTGGCCGGGGCCGCTCCGGCGCCGCCGTCGGGTCCGACCCGGCCGGCTCCGGCCGCGAGGACTCCGACGGCTCCGGCGACGGCGGCTCCGAGTCCGCCGCCTAG
- a CDS encoding TetR/AcrR family transcriptional regulator: MQSSRPVPVRRTSRLPRGARRLQLLQAAQEVFVAHGFHAAAMDDIADRAGVSKPVLYQHFPGKRELYLALLEQQVTELTDRVREAMAGTEDNRQRVHGAVGAYFDFVDADGGAFRLVFESDLRNDDDVRTLVDRGNRACVEAIAEVIAGDTGSSPEQAHLLASGLTGLAETSARWWLAQKGTVSRDEAVSLMSALAWRGISRFPRVEGEPADPSVR, from the coding sequence ATGCAGTCCTCGCGCCCGGTCCCCGTCCGCCGCACCTCGCGGCTGCCGCGTGGTGCCCGCCGGCTGCAGCTGCTGCAGGCCGCGCAGGAGGTCTTCGTCGCCCACGGCTTCCACGCCGCTGCCATGGACGACATCGCCGACCGCGCCGGCGTCAGCAAGCCCGTGCTCTACCAGCACTTCCCGGGCAAGCGGGAGCTCTACCTGGCGCTGCTCGAGCAGCAGGTCACCGAGCTGACCGACCGGGTCCGCGAGGCGATGGCCGGCACCGAGGACAACCGGCAGCGGGTCCACGGCGCGGTGGGTGCCTACTTCGACTTCGTCGACGCCGACGGCGGCGCGTTCCGCCTCGTCTTCGAGTCCGACCTCCGCAACGACGACGACGTCCGCACGCTGGTCGACCGCGGCAACCGGGCGTGCGTCGAGGCGATCGCCGAGGTGATCGCGGGCGACACCGGCAGCTCCCCGGAGCAGGCGCACCTGCTCGCCTCCGGGCTGACCGGCCTGGCCGAGACCAGCGCCCGGTGGTGGCTCGCGCAGAAGGGCACCGTGTCCCGCGACGAGGCCGTGTCGCTGATGTCGGCGCTGGCCTGGCGGGGCATCTCGCGCTTCCCTCGGGTCGAGGGCGAGCCGGCCGACCCCTCCGTTCGCTGA
- a CDS encoding DUF3107 domain-containing protein, with protein MEVKIGVQHSPRELVVDSPNTPDEIAAAVASAMSGGTKDGLLTLEDDRGRRVLVPVDRIAYVEIAQADQRRVGFVAGN; from the coding sequence GTGGAAGTCAAGATCGGTGTCCAGCACTCCCCCCGGGAGCTGGTCGTCGACAGCCCGAACACCCCCGACGAGATCGCCGCCGCCGTGGCCTCCGCCATGTCCGGTGGCACGAAGGACGGGCTGTTGACCCTGGAGGACGACCGGGGCCGCCGCGTCCTCGTCCCGGTCGACCGGATCGCCTACGTCGAGATCGCCCAGGCAGACCAGCGCCGGGTGGGCTTCGTCGCGGGCAACTGA
- a CDS encoding PQQ-binding-like beta-propeller repeat protein, translating to MTLRPPPLRVWAWTAATLALAVVATLLWRGSSVAATDSTTAAAPEAPAGAPDGVLAPAWSVDVEVPLPPGVVEGGRVVVPAADGVTALDPATGEEAWHYRRADAALCGLSASNGLVVAVFRAGDRCDEALALTAATGVRAWTRNLSLRGDATITGTDQVVLASSDTGIVVLDPVGDNVRWRAAAEPGCTLLDTAVGSAGVAVLQRCDGTDAVALRLFDSFSGQARWTRDLAVSEGTGVRLAGVDRLVGVVAGDALLVSRPDDGAQLQELALPAATDGGAEGDPVLQAGVGDVALVWARGTLSALDRTTGAQLWQVPALGLPTPSAVGKGEGASVGVWVPESDGLVLRDPSTGAETARVAVEEAPAPGGRAAVVGAVLVYALPDRVAGWS from the coding sequence ATGACACTGCGTCCCCCGCCGCTGCGGGTGTGGGCCTGGACGGCGGCCACGCTCGCGCTGGCCGTCGTCGCCACCCTGCTGTGGCGGGGGTCGAGCGTCGCGGCCACCGACAGCACCACCGCGGCCGCGCCGGAGGCCCCCGCGGGCGCTCCTGACGGGGTCCTGGCGCCGGCCTGGTCGGTCGACGTCGAGGTCCCGCTGCCGCCCGGCGTCGTCGAGGGCGGCCGGGTGGTCGTGCCCGCCGCCGACGGCGTGACGGCGCTGGACCCGGCCACCGGCGAGGAGGCGTGGCACTACCGGCGTGCCGACGCCGCGCTGTGCGGCCTGAGCGCCAGCAACGGCCTGGTGGTCGCCGTCTTCCGTGCCGGGGACCGCTGCGACGAGGCGCTGGCGCTCACCGCCGCCACCGGCGTGCGCGCCTGGACCCGCAACCTCAGCCTGCGCGGGGACGCCACGATCACCGGCACCGACCAGGTGGTCCTCGCCAGCAGCGACACCGGGATCGTCGTCCTCGACCCGGTGGGCGACAACGTCCGCTGGCGGGCGGCCGCCGAACCGGGGTGCACGCTCCTCGACACCGCCGTCGGCAGCGCCGGGGTCGCGGTGCTGCAGCGCTGCGACGGCACGGACGCCGTCGCGCTGCGGCTGTTCGACTCCTTCTCCGGCCAGGCCCGCTGGACCCGCGACCTGGCCGTCTCCGAGGGCACCGGCGTGCGGCTGGCCGGCGTCGACCGGCTCGTCGGCGTCGTCGCCGGCGACGCCCTGCTGGTCTCCCGTCCCGACGACGGCGCGCAGCTGCAGGAGCTCGCGCTCCCGGCCGCCACCGACGGCGGCGCGGAGGGCGACCCCGTCCTGCAGGCCGGCGTCGGGGACGTCGCGCTGGTCTGGGCGCGCGGCACCCTCTCGGCACTCGACCGCACCACCGGAGCTCAGCTGTGGCAGGTGCCCGCCCTCGGCCTGCCCACCCCCTCGGCCGTGGGCAAGGGCGAGGGAGCGTCGGTCGGCGTGTGGGTCCCCGAGTCCGACGGCCTGGTCCTGCGCGACCCGTCCACCGGGGCGGAGACCGCCCGGGTGGCGGTCGAGGAGGCGCCGGCGCCCGGCGGGCGGGCCGCGGTCGTCGGGGCGGTCCTGGTCTACGCGCTCCCCGACCGGGTGGCCGGCTGGTCCTGA
- a CDS encoding ferritin-like fold-containing protein: MTTVDTRAVVDLLGVLAYAELTAFDRLAEDARMAPTLAGRAALARMAAAEMGHHDRLAQRLTELGADPTEAMSPFVAALDAFHEGTRPRTWLEGLVKAYVGDGLAADFYREIAGFLAEPDRSLILETLADTGHADFAVREVRAAIAAQRTLAGRLALWGRRLVGEAISQSQAVIAERDGLARLILGGTGDLTGVVRLQDRITAAHTERMKTLGLNP, translated from the coding sequence GTGACCACGGTCGACACCCGAGCCGTCGTCGACCTGCTCGGCGTGCTGGCCTACGCGGAGCTGACGGCGTTCGACCGGCTCGCCGAGGACGCGCGGATGGCACCCACCCTGGCCGGCCGCGCCGCGCTGGCGCGCATGGCCGCGGCCGAGATGGGCCACCACGACCGGCTGGCGCAGCGGCTGACCGAGCTCGGCGCCGACCCGACCGAGGCGATGAGCCCGTTCGTCGCCGCGCTCGACGCCTTCCACGAGGGCACCCGCCCGCGCACCTGGCTCGAGGGCCTGGTCAAGGCCTACGTCGGCGACGGGCTGGCCGCCGACTTCTACCGGGAGATCGCCGGCTTCCTCGCCGAGCCGGACCGCTCGCTCATCCTCGAGACGCTCGCCGACACCGGGCACGCCGACTTCGCCGTCCGCGAGGTGCGGGCCGCGATCGCCGCGCAGCGGACGCTGGCCGGCCGGCTGGCGCTGTGGGGCCGGCGGCTGGTGGGGGAGGCGATCTCCCAGTCGCAGGCGGTCATCGCCGAGCGCGACGGCCTGGCCCGGCTGATCCTGGGCGGCACCGGCGACCTGACCGGCGTCGTCCGGCTCCAGGACCGCATCACCGCCGCGCACACCGAGCGCATGAAGACCCTCGGCCTCAACCCCTAG
- a CDS encoding PHP domain-containing protein, translating to MRIDLHTHSSVSDGTDDPATVVATARAAGLDVVALTDHDTTDGWAAAAAARPEGLTVVPGMELSTRWFPAEGRPVSVHLLAYLFDPDSPELAEERRRLREERLTRGQRIVAALAAAGYPVEWQRILDASGGAVVGRPHVARALVEAGVVESVDQAFTTLLHQGSPFHVTKADTDVLEGIRMVRAAGGVPVFAHGLATRRGRVVDDDAIAAMAGAGLVGLEVDHPDHSAAERAHLRGLAADLGLLVTGSSDYHGANKATPIGACTTDPAQYEALVAASTGCVPLAG from the coding sequence ATGCGCATCGACCTGCACACCCACTCGTCGGTCTCCGACGGCACCGACGACCCGGCCACCGTCGTGGCCACCGCCCGCGCCGCCGGCCTCGACGTCGTCGCCCTCACCGACCACGACACCACCGACGGGTGGGCGGCCGCCGCCGCGGCCCGGCCGGAGGGGCTGACCGTCGTCCCGGGCATGGAGCTGTCGACCCGCTGGTTCCCCGCCGAGGGGCGGCCGGTCAGCGTGCACCTGCTGGCCTACCTGTTCGACCCCGACTCCCCGGAGCTGGCCGAGGAGCGCCGGCGGCTGCGGGAGGAGCGGCTGACCCGCGGGCAGCGGATCGTCGCCGCGCTCGCCGCGGCCGGCTACCCGGTCGAGTGGCAGCGGATCCTCGACGCCTCCGGCGGCGCGGTGGTGGGCCGCCCGCACGTGGCGCGCGCACTGGTCGAGGCCGGCGTCGTCGAGTCGGTGGACCAGGCCTTCACCACCCTGCTGCACCAGGGCAGCCCCTTCCACGTGACCAAGGCCGACACCGACGTGCTCGAGGGGATCCGCATGGTGCGGGCCGCCGGCGGCGTGCCGGTCTTCGCGCACGGCCTGGCCACCCGGCGCGGCCGGGTGGTCGACGACGACGCGATCGCGGCGATGGCCGGTGCCGGGCTGGTCGGCCTGGAGGTCGACCACCCCGACCACAGCGCGGCCGAGCGCGCGCACCTGCGCGGCCTGGCGGCCGACCTCGGCCTGCTGGTGACCGGGTCCAGCGACTACCACGGCGCCAACAAGGCGACGCCGATCGGCGCGTGCACCACCGACCCGGCGCAGTACGAGGCGCTGGTGGCCGCGTCCACGGGCTGCGTGCCACTGGCCGGCTGA